Proteins co-encoded in one Corylus avellana chromosome ca9, CavTom2PMs-1.0 genomic window:
- the LOC132162313 gene encoding uncharacterized protein LOC132162313, translating into MEGRPWIFEGQLFSVAEYDGNTPPNKMSFDVAAFWVRMYNLPLSCMGREMGFKLGTTVGIVEDVDTDENGVGWGEFLRVKAQVNVLKPLPRGRILKMKNKTLWIDFQYERIPHFCFKCGVIRHGSGGCVNEILRWKQGRGAVNEYGLWLRAGHPRRRQTLSKGSNGVEENNYSANASPRRSSSFRPANAMSPETNGLPKMKDGSSGEEGMSGFSATNFNAATAKFPLTRPISLMEEDIAEAGSENRGGFMKESSDHLKENSAGGKGENHATGGKILANITERSAVQGETEPMNEELMGRKIECYMQNNVSSQLTKEAISLNNPGGDSGDTEEWDLDELRELQSKANDILEEEEMKWQQRAKADWLKHGDKNSKFFHACATQRRRSNKISRVVDEEGTICDQAESIETAFISYFKGILTTSNPSGLEEALAVLPRRITAAMNADLEKDPTLEEVTMALSQMAPFKSPGPDGFPAGFFQDNWAVVGEEVFMVIKEFFSSGYIKSEVNSTFIALVPKKPNATKVSDFRPISLCNVLYKILAKVLANRLKIFLPNIISCNQSAFIPGRLISDNILVAYETLHTMHSRMYGRTGYMALKLDMSKAYDRVEWIFLEKGMEKMGFSRKWVHMVMQCVSTVSYSILINGEPVGLLKPSRGIRQGDPLSPYLFILCAEVLSAHLQQSEMSGILRGVPTSPRGIRINHLFFADDSLLFCKASSQDWGHMVNILDLYERASGQRLNKEKTAVFFSRNTPQAARDELSSLVGVPISQRYDSYLGLPALVGKSRVREFQFLKDKVKRKISDWKTKLLSQAGKEVLLKAVIQAIPTYSMSIFLLPKELCKDLNKMMQQFWWGHSEEANKIHWMSWEKMSTAKANGGMGFRDIVCFNKALLAKQSWRFMQNPDSLAAKVISAKYFPRGSYMTAKIGNKPSYAWRSILEGRKLFQEGIFWRIGDGRTVSIWEDKWLPRSTTYSVQAPCKILPKEAKVADLIDTNPAQWKRELIREIFGEVEADIICNIPISTHHQPDKLIWRGTNTGEFSVKSAYHIEKERQDRKNGEGSTPGSGEEVWKTLWNLKIPNSSKVFSWRACKNILPTKVNLKRRGVIEDEICFFCCQERETVIHILWGCPSAQDVWGSSTRKFQKCSMDCRTFLDLFDAMARQLDEEDLKLFVITSKGIWQRRNVVLHGGDFTHPTIVANMARNSLLQFSQANSQEANAGEEGTAKLKSKWQAPPPGLYKANWDIAFSKDNSCMGIGVIIRDEGGHVLAARSKSIQAVHEPVTGEALAALHAAEFCQELGFFEILLEGDSMSVVKAIRETSQNWLRYGQIVEDTKTVLRSFRHWEISHVKREANEAAHILAKEASRTDTDRIWIEEIPVCISNIVLLELNALFS; encoded by the exons ATGGAAGGAAGGCCATGGATCTTTGAAGGGCAACTTTTCTCAGTTGCAGAATATGATGGCAACACCCCTCCAAACAAAATGTCGTTTGACGTTGCTGCTTTCTGGGTAAGAATGTACAATCTCCCTTTATCTTGTATGGGAAGGGAGATGGGTTTCAAACTGGGAACAACAGTGGGCATAGTGGAAGATGTTGACACTGATGAAAATGGAGTTGGCTGGGGAGAATTTCTGAGGGTCAAAGCGCAAGTAAATGTTCTGAAACCTTTACCAAGGGGACGGATtctgaaaatgaaaaacaaaactcTGTGGATTGATTTCCAGTATGAAAGAATTCCGCACTTCTGTTTCAAATGTGGTGTAATCCGGCATGGTTCGGGGGGGTGCGTTAATGAAATTTTACGTTGGAAACAAGGAAGGGGTGCCGTGAACGAATATGGACTATGGCTTCGTGCGGGTCACCCTCGGAGGCGGCAAACTCTGAGCAAAGGAAGCAATGGTGTTGAGGAAAACAATTACAGTGCCAACGCGTCTCCACGGAGGTCCTCCAGTTTCCGTCCGGCGAATGCAATGTCACCGGAGACTAACGGACTCCCAAAAATGAAAGATGGAAGTAGCGGAgaggaaggcatgtccggattTTCAGCAACCAATTTTAATGCTGCAACGGCTAAGTTTCCACTGACTAGGCCGATCTCCTTAATGGAGGAAGATATTGCTGAGGCAGGAAGCGAAAATCGTGGAGGATTTATGAAGGAATCAAGCGaccatttaaaagaaaattcggCTGGAGGGAAGGGGGAGAATCACGCTACGGGGGGGAAGATTTTGGCAAATATCACGGAAAGAAGCGCTGTCCAGGGAGAAACGGAACCAATGAATGAGGAGCTAATGGGAAGGAAAATTGAATGTTACATGCAAAATAACGTCTCCTCCCAGTTGACTAAGGAGGCAATCTCATTGAATAACCCAGGAGGGGATTCG GGGGACACGGAGGAGTGGGATTTAGACGAGTTAAGGGAACTCCAATCAAAGGCGAACGACATTTTGGAGGAAGAGGAGATGAAGTGGCAACAACGTGCAAAAGCTGATTGGCTCAAGCACGGggacaaaaactcaaaatttttccaTGCCTGTGCCACCCAGAGGAGACGTTCAAACAAGATATCAAGGGTTGTCGATGAAGAGGGGACCATTTGCGACCAAGCTGAGTCGATAGAAACAGCTTTTATCTCCTATTTCAAAGGAATTTTGACAACATCGAATCCCTCAGGATTGGAGGAGGCTCTTGCGGTCTTACCCCGGAGAATTACAGCTGCGATGAATGCGGATTTGGAGAAAGACCCTACCCTCGAGGAGGTCACTATGGCTCTCAGTCAAATGGCGCCCTTCAAATCTCCAGGTCCGGACGGGTTCCCAGCGGGTTTTTTCCAAGATAATTGGGCTGTTGTAGGAGAGGAGGTATTTATGgttataaaagaatttttttcctCTGGATATATAAAATCTGAAGTCAATTCCACTTTCATTGCCCTTGTTCCCAAAAAACCAAATGCCACAAAAGTCTCTGATTTTCGCCCTATTTCATTGTGTAACGTTTTGTATAAAATCTTGGCAAAAGTTCTCGCGAATagattgaaaatatttttacccAATATCATCTCCTGCAACCAGTCTGCATTCATCCCGGGTAGGCTAATCTCGGACAACATTTTAGTAGCTTATGAAACCTTACATACTATGCATTCTAGGATGTATGGACGTACGGGTTACATGGCTCTAAAACTCGATATGAGTAAAGCCTACGACCGGGTGGAGtggatttttttggagaaaggGATGGAAAAAATGGGGTTTTCCAGAAAATGGGTTCATATGGTGATGCAATGTGTTTCCACTGTCTCTTATTCTATCCTCATAAATGGAGAGCCAGTGGGGCTCTTAAAACCATCCAGAGGTATTCGCCAGGGCGATCCTCTCTCACCTTACCTGTTCATTCTTTGTGCGGAGGTTCTTAGTGCTCATCTTCAGCAATCAGAGATGTCTGGCATCCTTAGGGGGGTCCCTACCTCCCCAAGAGGTATACGAataaatcacttattttttgctGACGATAGTCTTCTATTTTGTAAAGCTTCTTCGCAGGATTGGGGGCATATGGTGAATATTTTGGACCTCTATGAACGAGCTTCAGGACAAAggttaaacaaagaaaaaactgcGGTTTTCTTTAGCCGTAATACACCTCAAGCTGCTCGTGATGAGTTGTCTTCTTTAGTGGGTGTTCCGATTTCACAACGCTATGACTCCTATTTAGGCCTTCCCGCTCTTGTGGGAAAATCCAGAGTGAgggaatttcaatttttgaaggaTAAGGTGAAGCggaaaatttcggattggaaaACAAAATTGCTTTCACAAGCTGGGAAGGAAGTCTTACTCAAAGCGGTGATACAAGCCATACCGACGTACAGCATGAGTATCTTTTTACTCCCCAAAGAACTATGCAAGGACTTGAATAAGATGATGCAacaattttggtggggtcattCGGAGGAAGCAAACAAAAttcactggatgagttgggagaaaatGAGCACTGCCAAAGCAAACGGAGGGATGGGTTTTAGAGATATTGTGTGTTTCAACAAAGCACTATTGGCGAAACAAAGTTGGAGATTCATGCAAAACCCGGATAGTCTGGCTGCCAAGGTCATCTCGGCAAAGTATTTCCCTCGGGGTTCTTATATGACTGCAAAGATTGGGAACAAACCCTCTTATGCTTGGCGGAGTATCTTAGAGGGCAGGAAGCTTTTTCAGGAAGGGATTTTTTGGAGGATCGGGGATGGCCGAACAGTGTCCATTTGGGAGGATAAGTGGCTCCCCCGCTCGACAACCTATTCTGTTCAGGCCCCATGTAAGATTTTACCCAAGGAAGCGAAGGTGGCTGACCTTATAGACACAAACCCAGCTCAATGGAAAAGGGAGTTAATTCGGGAGATTTTTGGTGAGGTGGAGGCTGACATTATCTGCAATATCCCCATTAGTACCCATCATCAACCGGATAAATTAATTTGGCGTGGCACAAACACCGGGGAATTTTCTGTAAAAAGCGCGTATCACATTGAGAAGGAGCGCCAGGACAGAAAAAATGGAGAAGGATCTACCCCAGGGAGTGGAGAGGAGGTCTGGAAGACTCTATGGAATTTGAAGATCCCAAACTCCTCAAAAGTCTTTTCTTGGAGAGCATGTAAAAATATCCTGCCTACAAAGGTAAATCTTAAAAGAAGAGGCGTTATTGAGGATGAGATTTGCTTCTTCTGTTGCCAGGAGAGGGAAACGGTTATTCACATCTTATGGGGTTGTCCCTCGGCACAAGATGTATGGGGTTCTAGCACTCGGAAATTTCAAAAGTGCAGCATGGACTGTAGAACTTTTTTGGATCTCTTTGACGCTATGGCGCGGCAGCTGGACGAAGAAGACCTGAAACTTTTTGTTATCACGTCAAAAGGGATTTGGCAGCGTCGAAATGTGGTCCTGCATGGGGGTGATTTTACTCACCCAACTATAGTTGCAAACATGGCCAGAAATAGCCTGTTACAATTTTCACAGGCAAATTCTCAAGAGGCTAATGCAGGCGAAGAAGGGACAGCAAAGTTGAAATCCAAATGGCAGGCTCCACCTCCGGGTCTATACAAGGCAAACTGGGATATAGCTTTCTCAAAGGACAATAGCTGTATGGGAATTGGTGTGATCATACGAGACGAGGGAGGTCATGTTCTAGCAGCAAGAAGCAAATCGATCCAGGCCGTCCACGAACCTGTCACCGGAGAAGCATTGGCAGCCCTTCATGCAGCAGAATTCTGCCAGGAGCTTGGCTTCTTTGAGATTTTGCTAGAGGGAGACTCGATGTCGGTAGTCAAGGCCATCAGGGAGACATCTCAAAATTGGTTAAGGTATGGGCAGATTGTGGAAGACACGAAGACGGTGTTAAGGTCCTTTCGACATTGGGAGATTAGTCATGTGAAGCGCGAAGCAAATGAAGCTGCTCATATTTTGGCTAAGGAGGCATCTAGGACTGACACTGATAGAATTTGGATTGAGGAAATTCCTGTTTGTATTTCCAACATTGTCCTTTTAGAGCTTAACGCTCTTTTTTCTTAG
- the LOC132162314 gene encoding uncharacterized protein LOC132162314, which produces MFNRALIGKWLWRFADESGVWWKKVVEAKYGAVRGGGVLASDPILMVWGYGNPLVGNGCVSLAILDSFLVTVPESAFVRRLGVEPRPLRRSFRGCAALRVIRRLPLRRTLIFRVALVSGILLYAHELGGGEDKIWWVPARKGKFNVCSFYNILISKDNTPFPWKSIWRTKAPPRVAFFAWSAALGKILTLDNLRKMNMVVINRCGMCKVDEESIDHLLLHCECAQFLWNAFFSRFRLAWVMPRGVINLFQCWWMGGRPSSAIVWKMAPLCILWCLWSE; this is translated from the exons ATGTTCAATCGTGCGTTGATTGGGAAATGGCTGTGGCGCTTCGCTGACGAGTCTGGGGTTTGGTGGAAAAAGGTGGTAGAGGCCAAATATGGGGCTGTGAGAGGGGGTGGCGTTCTCGCATCAGATCCAATTCTCATGGTATGGGGTTATGGAAATCCATTAGTAGGGAATGGCTGTGTTTCTCTCGCCATATTAGACTCATTCCTGGTGACGGTTCCAGAATCAGCTTTTGTGAGGAGGCTTGGTGTGGAACCTCGCCCCTTAAGGAGGTCTTTCCGGGGCTGTGCAGCTTTGCGAGTAATAAGGAGGCTTCCATTGCGGAGAACATTGATTTTTCGAGTGGCTCTCGtcagtggaat CCTTCTTTACGCTCATGAATTGGGAGGTGGGGAAGATAAGATCTGGTGGGTTCCGGCAAGGAAGGGGAAGTTCAATGTGTGTTCGTTCtacaacattctcatttctaaaGACAACACCccctttccttggaagagcatttggcgtactaaaGCCCCTCCGAGGGTGGCTTTTTTTGCCTGGTCGGCTGCTCTAGGCAAGATTCTCACGCTGGACAAtcttaggaaaatgaatatggTGGTGATTAATAGGTGTGGGATGTGCAAAGTGGATGAGGAGTCGATTGATCATCTATTACTTCACTGCGAATGTGCTCAATTTTTATGGAACGCTTTCTTTAGTCGGTTCCGTTTGGCGTGGGTGATGCCTCGTGGGGTGATTAATCTGTTTCAGTGCTGGTGGATGGGTGGTCGTCCTAGCAGTGCCATTGTTTGGAAAATGGCCCCTCTTTGCATCTTGTGGTGCTTATGGTCTGAATGA
- the LOC132191587 gene encoding presenilin-like protein At1g08700, whose translation MESSILESIGLEIIGVMSPVSICMFLVVLIVYSLSPDNPFFSSSSSAAPIRTAANLVYLETPSDSAAQKLEGALLNALVFVILIALVTFLLVVLYYYNFTNFLKNYMRFSAFFVLATMGGSIFLSIIQHFSIPVDSITCFLLLFNFTVVGVLSVFSGGIPIFLRQAYMVSLGIIVAAWFTKLPEWTTWVLLVALAVYDLAAVLAPGGPLKLLVELASTRDEELPALVYEARPTVSMNTENRGSSLGLLVGGVSDSGSVELQEVERANVNRNEGENRSNSEYATGEVAEYGRDEGESSPLVGHSRERHSSSGGSSEYSTVVVSSDRARNGEPEVVVDEEMSPLVEMRGLGNDRERTRRDNEEVTSRGIKLGLGDFVFYSVLVGRAAMYDLMTVYACYLAIISGLGCTLILLSVCHRALPALPISIALGVVFYFLTRLLMEPFVVGTATNLMMF comes from the coding sequence ATGGAGTCGAGCATCCTGGAATCGATTGGCCTGGAGATCATTGGCGTGATGTCCCCAGTCTCAATCTGCATGTTCCTGGTGGTCCTCATCGTCTACTCCCTCTCTCCCGATAACCCCTTcttctcctcttcctcttccgcCGCTCCCATCCGCACCGCAGCCAACCTTGTCTACCTTGAGACCCCCTCCGACTCCGCCGCCCAAAAGCTCGAAGGAGCTCTCTTAAACGCCTTAGTGTTCGTCATCCTCATCGCCCTCGTCACCTTCCTCCTCGTCGTCCTCTACTACTACAACTTCACCAATTTCTTGAAGAACTACATGCGCTTCTCTGCCTTCTTCGTGCTCGCCACCATGGGCGGATCCATCTTCCTCTCCATAATTCAGCATTTCTCCATACCTGTCGATTCCATCACTTGCTTCTTGTTGCTTTTCAACTTCACGGTCGTGGGTGTGTTGTCTGTCTTCTCTGGTGGGATACCCATTTTCTTGAGGCAGGCGTATATGGTGTCGTTGGGGATAATCGTGGCAGCTTGGTTCACGAAATTGCCCGAATGGACCACTTGGGTTTTGCTGGTGGCGTTGGCTGTGTATGATTTGGCGGCGGTCTTGGCTCCTGGAGGGCCACTGAAGCTGTTGGTGGAATTGGCATCGACTCGGGATGAGGAATTGCCGGCGTTGGTCTACGAGGCTCGGCCGACAGTGTCGATGAATACGGAAAATAGGGGGTCTAGTTTGGGGCTCTTGGTTGGTGGGGTTTCAGATTCTGGGTCGGTCGAGCTGCAGGAGGTTGAGCGTGCCAACGTGAATCGAAATGAGGGCGAAAATCGCAGTAATTCCGAGTATGCTACTGGTGAGGTTGCTGAGTACGGTAGAGATGAAGGGGAGAGTTCCCCATTGGTGGGTCATTCGCGGGAGAGGCATTCGTCGAGCGGTGGATCGTCGGAGTATTCGACTGTAGTTGTTTCGTCTGATCGAGCACGGAATGGAGAGCCGGAGGTTGTTGTTGATGAGGAGATGTCTCCGCTTGTTGAGATGAGGGGATTGGGGAATGATAGAGAGCGGACAAGAAGGGATAATGAAGAGGTGACGAGTAGAGGTATTAAACTTGGCCTAGGAGACTTTGTTTTCTATAGCGTTCTTGTGGGTAGAGCTGCTATGTATGATCTTATGACAGTATATGCTTGTTACCTTGCGATTATTTCGGGACTTGGGTGCACTCTTATTTTGTTGTCGGTGTGCCATCGAGCTCTGCCTGCCTTGCCTATTTCGATTGCATTGGGTGTTGTTTTTTACTTCTTGACTCGGTTGTTGATGGAACCTTTCGTCGTTGGGACAGCAACAAATTTGATGATGTTTTGA